The following are encoded in a window of Pirellulales bacterium genomic DNA:
- a CDS encoding glycosyltransferase family 39 protein, which yields MSDTLARSASVVAVPTSGPYARFDVPNLLPDEQSQRRLDRLAWAFVAVGIGLRLGRYLLNFPFWGDELMLIQNYLDRGYGDVLKPLSLQQVAPVGYIAAELTAIKLFGFSEWSLRLFAVVSSIVGLFIFRDLAARVLGKVPMVLAVGILAVSYYPVRHAAECKPYGSDLTFGLLLAWLAVCWWQNPAQRRWLWALAVAGPLAIVFSNPTIFVAGGVALALLLPVWRSRDAQTWVAFALYNVLVAIVFLVMLKSVTAAQYEATHKFMHEYWAEGFPPMRPLAFIAWLGTIHGGEMMAYPVGDDHFGSILSLTCFIVGVVVLARRRDRTLALLVVGPLALAFVAAVLRRYPYGGARLSQYYGALACLAIGLGAATLLAAIAKADLRRRAFQATVALLFVIALGMFAKDVIKPYKRQVDFDHRGFVRWFWKENANEGEIVCVHTDLGKHFTSAAVPEDYVCYQRTYSPVHRQGPRRVSLADLPADRPLRCVACSLEGEARDTKQFDAWMHEMSANYTLTGEQTYRVQLNWPPEPPRFACYEVFEFHAKAVSAQPAETVNSPMAKAPQDDTQRK from the coding sequence ATGAGCGATACGCTTGCCAGATCCGCTTCTGTAGTGGCTGTGCCGACATCCGGCCCGTATGCACGATTCGACGTGCCGAACTTGCTGCCGGACGAACAGTCGCAACGCCGCCTCGACCGACTGGCGTGGGCCTTTGTGGCGGTTGGTATCGGACTGCGATTGGGACGCTACTTGCTCAACTTTCCGTTCTGGGGAGACGAGCTGATGCTGATTCAGAATTATCTCGATCGCGGTTACGGCGACGTACTCAAGCCGTTGTCACTACAGCAGGTGGCGCCGGTCGGTTACATCGCGGCCGAGCTGACGGCGATTAAGCTGTTTGGTTTTTCAGAATGGTCCTTGCGATTGTTTGCCGTAGTGTCCAGCATCGTCGGCTTGTTCATCTTTCGTGATCTGGCCGCGCGCGTGTTGGGCAAGGTGCCGATGGTGCTGGCCGTGGGCATTCTGGCAGTGAGTTATTACCCCGTGCGGCATGCGGCCGAATGCAAGCCGTACGGCTCGGACCTGACGTTCGGATTGCTTCTCGCCTGGTTGGCCGTGTGCTGGTGGCAGAACCCCGCGCAGCGCCGCTGGCTATGGGCGTTGGCCGTGGCGGGGCCGCTGGCGATCGTATTTTCGAATCCCACGATCTTCGTCGCCGGCGGCGTCGCATTGGCGCTGTTATTGCCGGTGTGGCGCTCGCGCGATGCTCAAACCTGGGTCGCATTTGCTCTCTACAACGTACTGGTCGCGATCGTCTTCCTGGTGATGCTGAAATCGGTCACGGCGGCGCAATACGAGGCGACGCACAAGTTCATGCATGAGTATTGGGCCGAAGGCTTTCCGCCGATGCGCCCGTTGGCATTCATTGCGTGGCTGGGCACGATTCACGGCGGCGAGATGATGGCCTACCCCGTGGGAGACGATCACTTCGGCAGCATCCTATCGCTGACCTGCTTCATCGTCGGCGTCGTCGTACTGGCGCGACGACGCGATCGCACCCTGGCGCTTCTGGTAGTCGGTCCACTGGCGCTGGCATTCGTGGCCGCGGTGTTGCGGCGCTATCCGTACGGTGGCGCCCGGCTGTCACAGTATTACGGGGCGCTCGCTTGTTTGGCGATCGGGCTGGGGGCCGCGACGCTCTTGGCCGCAATCGCCAAGGCCGATCTGCGGCGTCGAGCGTTTCAAGCGACGGTCGCACTCTTGTTCGTCATTGCCTTAGGCATGTTCGCGAAAGATGTGATCAAGCCCTACAAGCGGCAGGTCGATTTCGATCATCGTGGCTTCGTTCGTTGGTTCTGGAAAGAGAATGCCAACGAAGGCGAAATCGTGTGCGTACACACCGATTTGGGGAAACACTTCACGTCAGCCGCTGTGCCCGAGGATTATGTCTGCTACCAGAGGACCTATTCGCCGGTGCATCGCCAGGGGCCACGGCGCGTCAGCCTGGCGGATTTACCAGCCGATCGGCCGCTCCGCTGCGTGGCTTGCTCGCTCGAGGGCGAGGCACGCGACACAAAGCAATTCGATGCTTGGATGCACGAAATGAGTGCGAACTACACTCTGACGGGCGAGCAGACCTATCGCGTGCAACTCAACTGGCCGCCGGAGCCCCCGCGGTTCGCCTGCTACGAGGTCTTCGAGTTCCACGCGAAGGCCGTCAGCGCTCAGCCGGCAGAAACGGTTAACTCACCGATGGCGAAGGCGCCGCAAGACGACACGCAGCGCAAGTAG